The DNA segment GGCGGACCGATCTATTCCACCTGGCTGGATCGACCGCTGAGCATCGCAGGCCGTGTGAGCGTCTTGGAGGAGGGCCATGTAGTCATGAAGCATGTGGACTTTGAAAAACCGGTCTGCACCATTCCGTCTCTGGCCATTCACATGAACCGTGACGTGAACAAGGGGTTTGAACTCAATCCACAGACCCACCTGTTACCCCTTGTGGGGATGGATCATGAAGGCATGACCGAAACCGTTTTGCTTGAGCAAGTGGCGGCGTTAGTCGGCGGTGAGATTTTAGACTATGATCTCTACCTTTATGACACTCAGCCGGCGGATCGTATCGGCTTCAATGAAGAATTGATTCAATGTGGCCGTCAGGACAACCTCTTTATGGCATACACATCACTGATCGCCTTTTTGGAAGCCGGCGATCACACGGCCATCAATGTCTTTTTGGCCACGGACAATGAAGAAGTGGGCTCCACATCCTATGCCGGCGCCGATTCTCCGGTGCTCGGGCGTCTGTTGGAGCGCTTGGCACTTGCCCTCGGCAAAGACCGTGATGAGTATCTTGCCATGATCGAACGCTCCTTCCTCATCTCGGCCGATGCGGCTCACGCTGTGCATCCAAGCTATCCGGAAGCGGCGGATCCGACCAACCGTCCGAGGCTCGGGGCAGGTCCTGTCATCAAGTATGCGGCGAACCGTGCCTATACGTCAGATGCGTACAGTGCCGGCCGTTTTATCCACTACTGTAACTTGGCGAATGTACCGTATCAAACCTATCACAACCGCAGCGACAAGAAGGGCGGTTCCACCATTGGGCCGATATCCACATCTCAAATCGCCATTCACTCTGTAGATATCGGGATGAGCACCCTGGGCATGCACGCATGCCGTGAACTGACCGGCGCGAAGGACGTGGATTACTTTATCGATGTGTTCAAAGTGTTCTACGAAGAAAACTAAGAAAGCAAACAAGGCGGACACAGCGTCCACACAGGCATAAGATCCGGCGTGACGGACGTGAGACAAAAAGGCGTTGTGCTTCGCCGCAAGGTATTGAATGCTCACAACGAGGCACTGGTATCGGGTGCATAACGACAATAAAAAAGGACTGCAAGGTATTTCTTGCAGTCCTTTTTTATTTGCCCGGTGTTGAACCCGGGTTTAGCGTTAGTTGTAAATATCAAATGCCTTGTTGGTCAACTCAGTCCACGTTTCTTCCATCGTGGCGGTGTTGGCGGCGCGTTCATATTCATGGCCGTGCACCGCTTCCATGATGTTGTAATAGGCCCAATGGGTGTGATCCAAATCAGTAAAGACATCTAAGCGGTCTTGATGTGTGTCCACATAGGCTTTATCGGCAGCGCGGCTTAGCATTTTATCGGTGATCGTTGCGACTTCAGCTCTTGTGATCGGCTGTTCCGGTTTAAAGGTGCCGTCAGGGAAGCCGTTGACCCAGCCTAAGGCGACGGCGGATTGAATATATTTGTACGCCCAGTGACTCTCATCCACATCACTAAAGGTCATATCTGCTGCTTTCATGCCGGTGAATCGTGATGCCATAGCTGCGAACTCCGCTCTGGTAATAGGTGCATTCGGTCCAAAGTTACCGTCGGGATAGCCCGTGATGATCTTCTTGTCGTTCATAATGGCGATGGCATCGTGGTACCAATCCGCATTGGCGACGTCACTAAAAGGTGCATCAAACGTGTCGGTGCGCGACGGTTTATTTTTCATCAGCCGTGCAAACATCATGGTGACTTCACCGCGCGTCATTGAGGCGTCGGCTTCAAAAGTATGTTCCGGATAGCCGAAGAGGTATTGATAATGATCCTGTGTATTTAAATGGGACACGTCATTCGGTTTTGATGTCACGATAGGAACCCAAGGGTTCGGGACATCGTCATCTTTGGTGTTGGTCACGGTAAAGCCGTCAAGAGCACTGCCGCTGTATGTTACTTTGTAGTCATGGCCTGAAGCATGGAATTTACCGTCGGTTTCACCAACTTCTTGCACTGAGTAGCGATACAGGTTGTCGTTAGCGTCTTTTACAGGCAGGTCTTTCCAGAGATAGTCATAAGTGTAACGGCCGTTGTCGATGCGTTCTGTAATCTCAGGATTCTGTGCCACCAACTCCCGATCGCCCTGCGCCGTGTGGCGATATAAATTCAGCATCACGGCAAAGTGGTCGGGATTTTGTCCCAGCCATACTTTTTCTGCATGAATAGTGGTGAGCTCAGGCTCTACAGGTGTTGCGCCTTTGGCGACATTGGTAAAGGTGACAGGGGTCAAATTTGCAATCGAACCGATTCGTTGCTCTTGATTCAAATTAGCATAATAGGCAGCGGCTTCGTCCACGGTGTTGAAAATCATGAATTCAAATACTTCAAAGGCAGAGCCGGCGCCGGTGAAGTAAATATCCAAAATTTTGGTGTCGTTGTTGGCTTCAAAATCTTCGCCCGCCGGGGCTTCTCTTAAAAGGAAACGACTGACGGAATAAGTATATTGGCTGGTCTCTTGATTAAATTGATCATTTACCGCTGAGATTTGAGCTTTTAAAGGGACGAGGTCGTGCTCGCTGAATAAAGGCATGGCGATGGATTGATAGGTGCCGTCCGGATTTTTCGCTTCATGAGTATAAAAAGGTCGATGTACTTTATACAATTCCGCAAGCCAGTTTTCTACGAAATCGTGCCCGAACCCTGGATTCACGGTGTTGCCGTCGTCGTCAACAGAGAAGAAAGGTTCGTTATTCAATAAGAAAAGTTGGTTGTTATCCACATTCTTCAGTAAACCGTAGTCGGGATGGGTGTCATTCCACGGATAATCTTCAGGATCCTGCGGCGAAAATGCAGCGAAGTCAAAAGGCGGCATCATGTAGAAGGCATCATTAAAGGCAATAGTATCTTTTGGCCAGGTAAGGGAATTTTCCACATTTTGTAAATAGGCGTCCTCATAGGCGCGGCGAGGACGGCTTAAAAGTTTACCGTTGCCGTTTTCGCCTTCACCCCAAAGGTAA comes from the Peptoniphilus equinus genome and includes:
- a CDS encoding M18 family aminopeptidase; translation: MHTNNFIDFLNASKNQYFAAKNLEALLVAQGYKELKSTEAFTLDGEKFFLRLDDTGILAVNIGADADRFNIVGSHTDSPAFRIKANPVMKKEGCVLLNTEVYGGPIYSTWLDRPLSIAGRVSVLEEGHVVMKHVDFEKPVCTIPSLAIHMNRDVNKGFELNPQTHLLPLVGMDHEGMTETVLLEQVAALVGGEILDYDLYLYDTQPADRIGFNEELIQCGRQDNLFMAYTSLIAFLEAGDHTAINVFLATDNEEVGSTSYAGADSPVLGRLLERLALALGKDRDEYLAMIERSFLISADAAHAVHPSYPEAADPTNRPRLGAGPVIKYAANRAYTSDAYSAGRFIHYCNLANVPYQTYHNRSDKKGGSTIGPISTSQIAIHSVDIGMSTLGMHACRELTGAKDVDYFIDVFKVFYEEN
- a CDS encoding S-layer homology domain-containing protein, whose amino-acid sequence is MSAHAAVSEDPVPISTTFSKQFLYEKTLDLSALHTTEIPQTAFDFVVETMDAEELDSYLPATPYSNPTGTVVIRPGAFVDPNQKTVPFSHVEFGTQHPLSAEPTRYHQALTEVMDAYNADTKPVLDADDDFDEYWARLQLYKAQHKEKERFIQNYAFSYLWGEGENGNGKLLSRPRRAYEDAYLQNVENSLTWPKDTIAFNDAFYMMPPFDFAAFSPQDPEDYPWNDTHPDYGLLKNVDNNQLFLLNNEPFFSVDDDGNTVNPGFGHDFVENWLAELYKVHRPFYTHEAKNPDGTYQSIAMPLFSEHDLVPLKAQISAVNDQFNQETSQYTYSVSRFLLREAPAGEDFEANNDTKILDIYFTGAGSAFEVFEFMIFNTVDEAAAYYANLNQEQRIGSIANLTPVTFTNVAKGATPVEPELTTIHAEKVWLGQNPDHFAVMLNLYRHTAQGDRELVAQNPEITERIDNGRYTYDYLWKDLPVKDANDNLYRYSVQEVGETDGKFHASGHDYKVTYSGSALDGFTVTNTKDDDVPNPWVPIVTSKPNDVSHLNTQDHYQYLFGYPEHTFEADASMTRGEVTMMFARLMKNKPSRTDTFDAPFSDVANADWYHDAIAIMNDKKIITGYPDGNFGPNAPITRAEFAAMASRFTGMKAADMTFSDVDESHWAYKYIQSAVALGWVNGFPDGTFKPEQPITRAEVATITDKMLSRAADKAYVDTHQDRLDVFTDLDHTHWAYYNIMEAVHGHEYERAANTATMEETWTELTNKAFDIYN